A window of Roseiflexus castenholzii DSM 13941 genomic DNA:
AGCCAGGGTTGGGAGAGGAACCGTACCGTTCGATGCTTGCCGTCCCGATTGTCCTTTTTAGCGTCGAACGGTTTCATCTTGGCGCCGCGAAGTTGCAAGGCGTGATTACCATTCAAACCTATGGTCCGCGTGATTTCACAGCGGAAGAGATCAATTTCGTTGAGACTGTCGCCGGCGAACTGGCGTTCTTTATCGTCAACGCGCAACTCTACCAGCAAACCGACGAACAGTTGCACCAGAAGGTGCGTGAACTGACGACGCTGCAACAGGTCTCGAAAAGCATTGCCGAGCAACTCAACCTTGAAGAGGTGTTGAAACTGATTGTGGTCAAGGCGGTGGAGTTGTCCCGCGCCGAGCGCGCCGACATTTTCCGCGTCGGTCACGACGGACGGTTGGAACTCGCTGCAACCTATGGCGGCTCGCCGCGCGGTGAAACTCCCACGTTCATTGCCCAGGCAGTGCGTGAAGCGCGCCCGCTGGCCGTCCACAATGCCTTTAACGACTCTCGCTTTCCCGAGTTGGCAGAGATCGCCGCGCGCGAAAACTTCTACTCGCTCTTCTGTATGCCCTTGCGCGTTCAGCAGGGCCGGACGATTGGCGCCATCTGCCTCTACACGGGTGAAGCGCGCCATTTCGATTATGAGCATATGCGGCTCCTCTCGACGTTCGCTGATGAGGCGGCGATTGCCATCGAGAATGCGCGCCTGTACGACGAAAGCCTGCGCGCACTGGCAGTCAAGTCGGCGATGTTGCAAGAAATGCACCACCGCGTGCGCAACAATCTGCAAACCATTTCGGCGTTGCTCACGATGCAGCAACGCCGCCTGGCGCCCAACGACCGTGGCGCGCTTGCGCTGCGCGACAGCGTGGCGCGCATCCAAGCGATTGCCGGCGTCCACAACCTTCTCTGCCACGAAGATATTGGGGTGACAACGGTTGATGCCGTGGCGCGGCAGATTGCCGAAAGCGCCCGGCTCAGCCTGTCGTCGCCGGAACGCCCCATCCACTTCGAAATTCACGGCGATCAGGCGCGCGTCGGATCGCGCGATGCAACCGTGCTGGCTATTGTGCTGAATGAACTGATTGTCAACGCCATGACCCACGGACTGGCGGCAGAGGGTGGGCGCGTGATTATTGAGACGACAGAGAACGATGGCATGATCACGGTCGAAG
This region includes:
- a CDS encoding GAF domain-containing protein, encoding MHSAHTSFLPMLVEELRASLPNIAEVIDQLTVSQSNDQRRVLLRQLGALWYRQDGEPEVLAELGLALSELHGVEPGVALSELLLAYGAAREEQRTREWESHLVRRMAELKGLHRIISAANSTLDLDTSMQLVVETVAEVIGVEVCSVYLYDKNTDDLTLRATHGLNNAAIGQVRIRVGEGITGWAAREGRPIAVRDVRREPRFHIEPGLGEEPYRSMLAVPIVLFSVERFHLGAAKLQGVITIQTYGPRDFTAEEINFVETVAGELAFFIVNAQLYQQTDEQLHQKVRELTTLQQVSKSIAEQLNLEEVLKLIVVKAVELSRAERADIFRVGHDGRLELAATYGGSPRGETPTFIAQAVREARPLAVHNAFNDSRFPELAEIAARENFYSLFCMPLRVQQGRTIGAICLYTGEARHFDYEHMRLLSTFADEAAIAIENARLYDESLRALAVKSAMLQEMHHRVRNNLQTISALLTMQQRRLAPNDRGALALRDSVARIQAIAGVHNLLCHEDIGVTTVDAVARQIAESARLSLSSPERPIHFEIHGDQARVGSRDATVLAIVLNELIVNAMTHGLAAEGGRVIIETTENDGMITVEVRDDGPTRAATAEPSSGGSGLGLHIIRTLVQDDLQGEFSLTIGDEWTVARVRFPQHESDGQ